cttttttttatatatataaagttgtaaaatataatttttttccccCCCCTAAAATTAGGGGTCTTGAAAAACTGAACGGCTATCAGCTAGAAAACTATTCTCTTAAAGTGACATACATTCCCGATGAGATGGCCGCACAACAAGCTCCCACTCAGCAGCTACAGCCTCAGCCCCCACAGCATCCTCCCCAAGGAAGACGTGGTTTTGGACAAAGGGGACCTCCCAGGCAAGGGTCCCCTGGTGCTGGTGCCAGACCTAAACCTCAATCGGAGGTCCCACTACGCATGCTGGTTCCTACACAGTTTGTAGGGGCAATAATTGGGAAGGAAGGTGCAACGATCAGGAACATTACTAAACAGACACAGTCAaagtaagttttttttatttttatccagCATCCAGTCATATCTGAATCCCATCATGGGGCTTATTATAACATGTAGGACATACCAGTTGTTTTAACCCATTATGCATGTTGCTGCTCCATAAATCCTCTTTTGTTAAAGGGGTGATTGGGGATCCTAGTTATTTTTTTCATATGGGACTGAAAACTTCCCATCAGATGGCTGCTAACTACCTCTGTTCTGTTAAGCGCATATCTCTTCCAGCTTAGGTGGCAAATCTTTAGCATCCTAATGTCCAtagagcagctctttctcttctGCTCTGTTCTGCTGACATCATTCTGTTTGACAGCCGGCTTCCTGCAGTGAGGAGCCAGTGGTCAATCAGCATGACCTCAGTAGTGACTCCATATTGACAGAGCAGATGAGAAGGAGCTGCTCTGTCTACGCGACGTCCCCAGAACCAGGAGAATTGCCagtaggagcagtccgtgaccactccgagCTGGCTGAGATCAGCACAGGGCAGAACAGGGAGGTAGTTTGCGACTACTTGCTAGTAAATTTATAGTAACATACGAAAAAAGTAAGCTCCAAATAGCTTTTTAAGAACTCAGTCCAGATATTTAACAATGACAGCAAGCTCGTCTCCTTCACACTGGAGGGAACCGTTTTATTAGTggactcaaaaaaatttttttctgcacTCATCATGACCAGTAAGAATTTAGTAACTGCAATGTCTAGCTAAAATCTGCCACTCTCCTCTTCACAGAATTGATATTCACCGTAAAGAAAATGCCGGCGCTGCGGAGAAACCAATTACCATTCACTCTACTCCAGAAGGCTGTTCAACAGCTTGTAAAATAATAATGGAGATTATGCAGAAGGAAGCTCAGGATACCAAGTTGTACGTAAAGGGCATAAATTAGTAATTCATAATGTTATCTACTTTTGGATGAGAAATTGCGACCCGTGTGATAGGAAGtggggattttttttgtttttttcctaattTTATTTGTATGGTTACACAAAAGTTAAAAGGGGTATACTGGGATATAGAAGAAAAAATAAATGAAAGTGCTAAAATAATCCATACTCTCCTGGCTGCTCCAGTAGTACTGCCGGACTTTTACTTGCCATAGTGATGATGTGCCAACCATGGCACCATCACTACAGAGGCCAATGACTGGCATGCTGCACTGCTCATAAACCTCTTTCAAGAGTTCATTTGCTGCTTTTATAAGGACGGAGAAATTGAACTTCTAAAGCCACAAACATTTCTCAACAGTCATCTGTGGGTCGCTGGACTGAGGACTAATCTATCTCCTCACTGTTGGCATGCTCACTTTGCTTTGGTTGAGATTGTATCCAGCCAGTGAGGACGGCACCGACGCGCGCCCTGCCTGGCACAGCTAATGAAACAAGGCAGAGGAGGTGTGGTAACAGCAAGTAGCCCCTGACTAGTGCCCACCACCCAGATGACTAGTGAGAGCGGCTCTCGGTGGTTTTAGAAGTTTGTTTCCTTTCCTTTTGTTCAAAATATTTTCATAAGGAAGAACAGGTTATCTTTAAATTTAGCTGGGAAAGCTACAGAAAAAGCTGCATATTGCTGCCTAAAACTGCAGCAACGCCATGATCTTTTCATAACTCTTCTCACAAGACTCCTTTTTATAGGATTGTGtaaacaaaatgactgttcaaacaaagcacagTAGCTTGGTGAACCTTCGGAGTGGCCAAACCATTCAGTGCAGCTTCCCAGCTACTTGATTTCCATCCATCTCCACCCTACTTGTGGGGAAAAGGAGAGCACAGATATGATGCAAAAGTAGTAGGTGGGGATGTGCAGTGAAATGCTTGGCTGCGCCTGTGCTTGGTCTGGTTGTCATTTTGACTGTAAAACTCCCTTTAATGTTGCAGGGAAATTGCTGGTTTTACAATACAGATATTTCAttgcaaaattaaaaaatagtGTATAGAGCCATGAGAGGACACCGGTGACTCCTGTCTATTGTGGTTTTTGTCCTCTTTGTGGCCACACTAAGTGTGAATGCTGCCCAAAGGCACAGGTGAAATTTTAATGATTGCAGTAATTGTAATACTACATTGTAACGatagtaaagagggaagaaaaggttgTTTTTAACTGTAGATAAGAAAATAAGAACAAACTTTTTAGATTCAACTAAACCATCTCTTGGAAAGGTTGCTTGTCACAAATGCTGACTTGTCTAACATCAGTCTGCCTTGATATTTTTTAGCACGGAAGAAATTCCCTTAAAAATACTAGCACATAACAATTTTGTTGGACGTCTTATTGGCAAAGAGGGGAGAAACCTGAAGAAAATTGAGCAAGACACCGATACAAAAATCACAATTTCGCCGTAAGTTCATCAAGCCCAGAGAAAGCCCTGCTTATGTGATGTTTTAAACGTctaccaatttttatttttttcccccccccccctcttatGGCCTAGACTTCAGGACTTGACATTGTATAATCCTGAGCGGACTATTACGGTAAAAGGCAGCATTGAGGCGTGTGCCAAAGCTGAGgaagaaataatgaaaaaaattaggGAGTCCTACGAAAATGATATTGCGGCTATGAATGTAAGTGATTGTTCAGCAAGATCTGGGTGGGTGGGAGGTGGAAATGCATTCCTATAACATTGTACAGAGTGTAGCATGAGGCTGGAACGGAAATGATCCAACCTGAAAGGAATGATGCTTCAGATTCTCTAGGACTTGCTAGAGCGTTAATCTTGTAGCATAAATGCTCTTTAACCCTCTCTTTGGCATGCTGCTCTTACAAGTGTGCTTGTCTCGGTCTCTAGGTAAAATGTTGGAGTCATATACACTAATTTATGCAAGTAATGCAACCTTAATTTCTCTTACTCACACTTATGACAAGTTCCTTTGTGTTGCCGTGTGAATCATATGTAATTCATCGTCATACGTAGGGATTTTGTATTAAGCCCTTTGTTTAGGAACCTGGCTCCATTTGAAAAAGAAACAAAGGCCTTGAAACCTCTTAACTATTGCAAAAAGAATTGAAAAAAAAGCATCCTCACCTGTAGCAGCCAATCATGGGGCAACTTTCTTTTTTCAAACCATTTTTAAAGAAattttcattttcctttttttttttttttttttttctttttaaacttcaGAGGCTTTGACTTAATGAAAATAACCTTTTATTTACGACCTCCTGCTCTAGCATAGACTTTTCACCACTGCCTACTGTTCTTATCCACCGGCTACAGAGGAAACACAACAAGTCCTCTATATCAGTAGAGTTACCGAGCCcagggattggctgcagcgctgctggTATAACTTCATCGCTGCAGCTTCTAATCCCAGGCCAGAGGCAGCAGTAATGAGTTGGCACTTGGCTAGGGAAGAGTAAAGCTTTGTTTGTTGTCACCCAGTGGGAGCCAATGATGTGGGGAGAAAAATAATTCCTGGAAAACTTTGTACAGATGTTATTCTAAAGCATTagcattatttttaatttgttcttTTGTTTTTCTCTACAGCTGCAAGCTCATTTAATACCTGGATTAAACCTGAATGCATTGGGTCTGTTCCCACCTTCTTCTTCAGGCATGCCACCGCCTTCAGTTGGGGTGTCTTCACCCACCTCCTCTACTTCATATCCACCATTTGGGGTAAGAACTAGGAAACAGTCCTAATTTGTAGAGGTTTGCTAAATTGTTCCCTTTTATATTCCTAGCACATGTTATGATACGCATATATCTATAAGTAATTAAGCAGTTTTCTTAAAATTTGACAAAGCTCAAGGCAAAGTTGTTGAGAGAAAGTTGTAGTATTAACAGTTTGCATTAAAGGACAGAGGCCCCAATGCGTATTAATGCAATGTCAGCTGAATCTACCTTATACAGCAGGAATGTCCGAGTATCTAATGCGTATGGGGAGACTTCTTATTTAGACTGTTCCCCGATGGATGATATTGGAGAGAGAAGGACCAGGCGCTAAGTTCTAACGATGATCATTTTTGTACGGTGGTGTCAGGAGAATTAGCAGACAGCCAAACAAGCCTTTTGCCAGCAGATTTCATGTATGGGCACTTTCAGGCTTGGCCCCAAATGTACACCGAGCATTGCTTTTTGTCTGTTGTGTCTATGCTTGAAAACCAAAATAAGTGCAAGATTTGTGTTTCTCTTCTGAAGGTACTATGTAGTGTAGCCTATGTATTAGTATGCCCTGGCTACAGCATGTAAAATGattgattgcattttttttggtCCTTTTACCTTTCCCCTATTAGCAACAGCCAGAATCTGAAACCGTTCATCTTTTCATACCAGCGTTGGCCGTGGGAGCAATTATTGGCAAGCAAGGACAACACATAAAACAACTTTCACGTTTTGCAGGAGCCTCCATAAAGGTACTGGATAGTTCAAAACCATCTGTCATCCCACAATTTTGTTGCTACAAAATCTGATATTACCATTTAATTTGCAGATTGCTCCAGCAGAGGGACCAGAGGCTAAACTGAGGATGGTGATCATCACTGGACCACCAGAAGCCCAATTTAAAGTAAGCTACATATGTGTATTGAGATGTATATActttagtgatgaacgagtgtgctcgttacttgggttttcccctaacatgcaatccccacatgtattcagactgtctagcagccagaaatcatgcagctgcgacgactcaaacataatctctgagcatgcccaaaatactcggagaccacccgagcatgctcaggaaacccaagtaacgagcacactcacccaTCACCAATATACTTTCCAGAATGCACTAGATTGTGCGTTTTTTGCCTTTTAATCCCTTCTTGACTTTTGACgtacattagtgatgagtgagtgtactcattgctcgggttttcccaagcatgctcgggtcgtctctgagtatttgtaagtgctcggagatttagttttcattgcctctgctgcatgatttacagctgatagacagcttgaatagatgtggggattgcctagcagccaggcaacccccacatgtactcaggctggctagcagccgtaaatcatgcagctgcatctacaaaaactaccgtattttccggcgtataagacgactggcgtataagacgaccccccaactttaccagttaaaatataaaatcttcttaaattcgggggtctttttatacaccctatgtcgtcttataaggccggtgaatatgtgcctttggggggggggggggggggggagtggtcctgatgacgacgagggggcgtctcacaggaaagtgagtatcccccattacctcatcgtagcgctgcagcgatggggtctctgtgctgggagcggcggctgctgtgctgtggggcggcggctcctcttctgcagtgtggggcctctggtgctgtggggcggcgtatcttcatgcagtcggggctcctccggcatctccttaaagcccggaggccccgctggcagctccatcggtacaatgcggtggcctctgggaaaatggccgctgctcagattcagatctcgtcccgagccgccgccccacagcacagcagccgccgctcccagcacagagaccccacgctgcagcgctatgatgaggtaatgggggatactcactttcctgtgagacgccccctcgtcgtcatcaggaccactcccccccagatTGGTAAACTGCgtaacagaaaaaaaatcaaaaacccaGAATTATGCCTTTTCTGGCCACTGCAAcagtgcaataagaggcaatcaaaacatcgcatctaccccaaaattatattcgtaaaaacgtcagctcaggtcgtaaaaaaataagcccttgtccagccccagatcccaaataaTAAAAAGGTCACGGGTTTTGGAAAATGCCAACAAAATaaacatgttttttttgtttgtttgttttgttttttcaccacTTGTATGCAaacaaaactatacatgtttggtatgagTGTACTCATATTGACCTGCAAAAATCATgttaccaggtcagttttaccatatattgaacatagtaaataaaaaaaaaaaagtaacaattgtggaattgcacttcttttgcaatttcaccacacttggaatttttttttccagctttccagtgcatcacatgataaaatgaatagtgtcattcaaaaatacaagtcGTCCCACAATAAAAACAAGCCCTTGTACGgctatattaacggaaaaataaaaaagttatggctctggaagaaGGGGGATGTAAAATGAAAACTGAAAATCTGGATTTCAAGGGGTTATCCACCACTTGCACAATCTCTAAAATGCTATTGTCCCCTATGTAAAATTAAAGCGAAAAAATCCAAAACCTAATGCTCGCCTCCTGCACTGGCAGCACACCCAGCCTCCGCATTCAAATGCCACATAACAAGGTCTTGCCAGCACCCGGAGACTCGgcgctgacattggtggaactgtgATGGTGCGAGATGGAAGTATAAcagttggtttatttatttttacatgcgCTGGGGATTAacgtagtgggcaaccccttttcATGTACACTAAAGGGTTGTTTTGAGCTGGATTTCCTTTAAAAAGATAATATCTGCATTGAACTTCCTATGCACATTAATAAACTAATAGATGTATTGGTGGAACTGGTCAGACCTGCACCAGTCACCTGAACTCTGTGGACAAGTAATTGCACTCAAATTCCTTTTAATTACATTTAATTCTATAATGGCAGGCATAAAATACaggttgaagcgcaatgtaagcgtgaaacggtcgtcgtctgtatttgctccactgttttatctgcctgctgttggtatgatgatgccacaataaaggattttgttgcacaggacggtatgtgccaatccgctttcttttcgATAAAATACAGGTTGAGGAGTAGCCAAACTGGTAATGACCATCTAGTGTGATTCCACATGTTCTCGGACCTATAAACTGCTTGGGCATCATGTCAATTTCCATAAACGTGTGTGTCATAGCAGCAATGCAAACACTGATAAGAGCCATGTAAGAACACGTGATTAGCGAACGTGTGCTGGGTTGACGTAGCTTGTGCCTTTTTTCTCAGTTTCATTTATTTGTGACATCTCTGAATGGTAACCAGCTTTAGGTCTAGACAGTCACATGACCTGAAAATCCCAGATTAAAAATACTTTGACATTAGAAGCTTTGGACAAACACCAAGTGAGAATCGAGCTTCTGCTCTCTTATCGGAAGCTCATTTCTCATTAACGTCCAATATCCTGTCATTACAACAAGAAATTAACCCTTAGACCTATGTAGTGAAAATGAGTGTTTGCCTTTTGATATGTTGACATAAATATAAAACACTTAAGTGCTTTGTTTACTTTTGAATTTATAGTTTTGGTCTATGGTGTGTGATGGGTACATTTTTCTCACATAGGCTCAAGGAAGGATCTATGGTAAACTTAAAGAAGAAAACTTTTTTGGACCCAAGGAGGAAGTTAAACTCGAAGCTCATATCAAAGTGCCATCTTACGCTGCTGGACGTGTTATCGGCAAAGGAGGCAAAACTGTATGTAATACTATTAGTGATCTATACTTAACAGCCAGCTTGTATTCATTTCTGTCTTGTATTTGTTGGATGTAAATGTGCAGGATCTTTTCGAGAATTACTTTAATATAATCTTTTGTTTGtatgttttctcctgttttgtgcaTACACACCTTTCATGACAGATACGTGGGTGCAACTGTAGGTCAAATACCACTAAATCTAGCACTTCTCTCTCCATCAGGGTACAAATTATAAATAGATTTCATAGTGCACACAATCTAAATATACAGCTCACTCACCATGTACAGAATTTTGGGCTGATAGGAAACAAACACATTTTTTTAGCACTCACAAGATTAACACATTTGTAATAATTCttctatagcgccaacacattccacagcactttattgTCTGTGAAACTTCCCTCAAAAatgtaaagacattacagaatagcaCATAATtcaacatacaagtgcttctcccaAAAC
This is a stretch of genomic DNA from Ranitomeya variabilis isolate aRanVar5 chromosome 6, aRanVar5.hap1, whole genome shotgun sequence. It encodes these proteins:
- the IGF2BP3 gene encoding insulin-like growth factor 2 mRNA-binding protein 3 isoform X1, encoding MNKLYIGNLSENVSPPDLESLFKESKIPFTGQFLVKTGYAFVDCPDENWAMKAIDTLSGKVELHGKVIEVEHSVPKRQRSRKLQIRNIPPHLQWEVLDSLLAQYGTVENCEQVNTDTETAVVNVTYANKEHARQGLEKLNGYQLENYSLKVTYIPDEMAAQQAPTQQLQPQPPQHPPQGRRGFGQRGPPRQGSPGAGARPKPQSEVPLRMLVPTQFVGAIIGKEGATIRNITKQTQSKIDIHRKENAGAAEKPITIHSTPEGCSTACKIIMEIMQKEAQDTKFTEEIPLKILAHNNFVGRLIGKEGRNLKKIEQDTDTKITISPLQDLTLYNPERTITVKGSIEACAKAEEEIMKKIRESYENDIAAMNLQAHLIPGLNLNALGLFPPSSSGMPPPSVGVSSPTSSTSYPPFGQQPESETVHLFIPALAVGAIIGKQGQHIKQLSRFAGASIKIAPAEGPEAKLRMVIITGPPEAQFKAQGRIYGKLKEENFFGPKEEVKLEAHIKVPSYAAGRVIGKGGKTVNELQNLTSAEVVVPRDQTPDENDQVVVKITGHFYASQLAQRKIQEILAQVRRQQQQQQKTAQSGQPQPRRK
- the IGF2BP3 gene encoding insulin-like growth factor 2 mRNA-binding protein 3 isoform X2, which translates into the protein MTAGSLLYTALCHRGLWKVELHGKVIEVEHSVPKRQRSRKLQIRNIPPHLQWEVLDSLLAQYGTVENCEQVNTDTETAVVNVTYANKEHARQGLEKLNGYQLENYSLKVTYIPDEMAAQQAPTQQLQPQPPQHPPQGRRGFGQRGPPRQGSPGAGARPKPQSEVPLRMLVPTQFVGAIIGKEGATIRNITKQTQSKIDIHRKENAGAAEKPITIHSTPEGCSTACKIIMEIMQKEAQDTKFTEEIPLKILAHNNFVGRLIGKEGRNLKKIEQDTDTKITISPLQDLTLYNPERTITVKGSIEACAKAEEEIMKKIRESYENDIAAMNLQAHLIPGLNLNALGLFPPSSSGMPPPSVGVSSPTSSTSYPPFGQQPESETVHLFIPALAVGAIIGKQGQHIKQLSRFAGASIKIAPAEGPEAKLRMVIITGPPEAQFKAQGRIYGKLKEENFFGPKEEVKLEAHIKVPSYAAGRVIGKGGKTVNELQNLTSAEVVVPRDQTPDENDQVVVKITGHFYASQLAQRKIQEILAQVRRQQQQQQKTAQSGQPQPRRK